A genomic segment from Phragmites australis chromosome 6, lpPhrAust1.1, whole genome shotgun sequence encodes:
- the LOC133922708 gene encoding alpha-1,3-arabinosyltransferase XAT3-like isoform X1, translated as MKSSLRSRQEPRRVSNGVIIGAMLLSLCVLSIVKARYCATPFGKAEDQLQEQMNSSIRMETEQSPARTPGEEEEDEEEVTTTAPAVTKPAAVTAAGRGKKGKGKGKSTCYMTSKRSERCDASGDIRVDGNKSTIYVSGMDKEWKTKPYARYHDPVAMAYVREYTLKPFAAGGDTAPACTKNHSVPGFLFSNGGFSGNLYHDYTDVLVPLFISTHQFKGKVQFLLSGMKPWWVGKFSPFFRQLTNYDVIDVDNDQDVHCFPRIVVGATFHKDMGVNPAKSPGHVSVVDFKRTLRHAFGLERAAASRGGATGHGKPRLLIISRRNSRRFLNEREMAEAATAAGFDVRIAEPDQHTDMATFARLVNSADVMIGVHGAGLTNMVFLPRGAVLIQVVPFGGLEWLTRVTFKDPAKDMEVNYMDYNVQLEESSLIDQYPRNHQVLTDPFAVHKLGWDALKTAYLDKQNIRMDLDKFRSTLQEARNRLP; from the exons atGAAGTCGTCGCTGCGGAGCCGGCAGGAGCCACGGCGGGTGAGCAACGGCGTCATCATCGGCGCCATGCTGCTCTCCCTCTGCGTCCTCAGCATCGTCAAGGCCAGATACTGCGCCACCCCCTTCG GCAAGGCTGAGGACCAGCTCCAGGAGCAGATGAACTCCAGCATCAGGATGGAGACGGAGCAGTCGCCGGCCAGGACGCCGGGAG aggaggaggaggacgaggaggaggtgacCACCACGGCGCCTGCGGTGACCAAGCCGGCCGCCGTGACCGCCGCTGGCCGCGGcaagaaggggaaggggaaggggaagtcGACGTGCTACATGACGAGCAAGCGTTCGGAGCGGTGCGACGCGTCCGGTGACATTCGTGTGGACGGGAACAAGTCCACCATCTACGTCAGCGGGATGGACAAGGAGTGGAAGACCAAGCCGTACGCGCGGTACCACGACCCCGTCGCCATGGCCTACGTCCGCGAGTACACCCTCAagccgttcgccgccggcggggacacggcgccggcgtGCACCAAGAACCACTCGGTGCCGGGCTTCCTCTTCTCCAACGGAGGCTTCTCCGGCAACCTGTACCACGACTACACCGACGTGCTGGTCCCGCTCTTCATCAGCACGCACCAGTTCAAGGGCAAGGTGCAGTTCCTGCTCAGCGGGATGAAGCCATGGTGGGTGGGCAAGTTCAGCCCCTTCTTCCGGCAGCTCACCAATTACGACGTCATCGACGTCGACAACGACCAGGACGTGCACTGCTTCCCCCGGATCGTGGTCGGCGCCACCTTCCACAAGGACATGGGCGTGAACCCGGCCAAGTCACCGGGCCACGTCTCGGTGGTCGACTTCAAGCGCACCCTGCGGCACGCTTTCGGGTTGGAGCGCGCGGCGGCGTCTCGCGGCGGCGCGACGGGCCACGGCAAGCCCCGGCTGCTCATCATCTCCCGCCGCAACTCGCGCCGGTTCCTTAACGAGCGGGAGATGGCGgaggccgccaccgccgcgggcTTCGACGTGCGCATCGCTGAGCCCGACCAGCACACGGACATGGCCACCTTCGCGCGGCTGGTGAACTCGGCCGACGTGATGATCGGCGTGCACGGCGCCGGGCTGACCAACATGGTGTTCCTGCCCCGCGGCGCCGTGCTGATCCAGGTGGTGCCGTTCGGCGGCCTGGAGTGGCTGACGAGGGTGACGTTCAAGGACCCGGCCAAGGACATGGAGGTGAACTACATGGACTACAACGTACAGCTGGAGGAGAGCTCTCTGATCGACCAGTACCCGAGGAATCACCAGGTGCTCACCGACCCATTCGCCGTGCACAAGCTGGGCTGGGACGCGCTCAAGACGGCGTACCTGGACAAGCAGAACATCCGGATGGATCTGGACAAGTTCAGGAGCACCCTGCAGGAGGCGCGCAACCGGTTGCCATGA
- the LOC133922708 gene encoding alpha-1,3-arabinosyltransferase XAT3-like isoform X2 gives MKSSLRSRQEPRRVSNGVIIGAMLLSLCVLSIVKARYCATPFEEEEDEEEVTTTAPAVTKPAAVTAAGRGKKGKGKGKSTCYMTSKRSERCDASGDIRVDGNKSTIYVSGMDKEWKTKPYARYHDPVAMAYVREYTLKPFAAGGDTAPACTKNHSVPGFLFSNGGFSGNLYHDYTDVLVPLFISTHQFKGKVQFLLSGMKPWWVGKFSPFFRQLTNYDVIDVDNDQDVHCFPRIVVGATFHKDMGVNPAKSPGHVSVVDFKRTLRHAFGLERAAASRGGATGHGKPRLLIISRRNSRRFLNEREMAEAATAAGFDVRIAEPDQHTDMATFARLVNSADVMIGVHGAGLTNMVFLPRGAVLIQVVPFGGLEWLTRVTFKDPAKDMEVNYMDYNVQLEESSLIDQYPRNHQVLTDPFAVHKLGWDALKTAYLDKQNIRMDLDKFRSTLQEARNRLP, from the exons atGAAGTCGTCGCTGCGGAGCCGGCAGGAGCCACGGCGGGTGAGCAACGGCGTCATCATCGGCGCCATGCTGCTCTCCCTCTGCGTCCTCAGCATCGTCAAGGCCAGATACTGCGCCACCCCCTTCG aggaggaggaggacgaggaggaggtgacCACCACGGCGCCTGCGGTGACCAAGCCGGCCGCCGTGACCGCCGCTGGCCGCGGcaagaaggggaaggggaaggggaagtcGACGTGCTACATGACGAGCAAGCGTTCGGAGCGGTGCGACGCGTCCGGTGACATTCGTGTGGACGGGAACAAGTCCACCATCTACGTCAGCGGGATGGACAAGGAGTGGAAGACCAAGCCGTACGCGCGGTACCACGACCCCGTCGCCATGGCCTACGTCCGCGAGTACACCCTCAagccgttcgccgccggcggggacacggcgccggcgtGCACCAAGAACCACTCGGTGCCGGGCTTCCTCTTCTCCAACGGAGGCTTCTCCGGCAACCTGTACCACGACTACACCGACGTGCTGGTCCCGCTCTTCATCAGCACGCACCAGTTCAAGGGCAAGGTGCAGTTCCTGCTCAGCGGGATGAAGCCATGGTGGGTGGGCAAGTTCAGCCCCTTCTTCCGGCAGCTCACCAATTACGACGTCATCGACGTCGACAACGACCAGGACGTGCACTGCTTCCCCCGGATCGTGGTCGGCGCCACCTTCCACAAGGACATGGGCGTGAACCCGGCCAAGTCACCGGGCCACGTCTCGGTGGTCGACTTCAAGCGCACCCTGCGGCACGCTTTCGGGTTGGAGCGCGCGGCGGCGTCTCGCGGCGGCGCGACGGGCCACGGCAAGCCCCGGCTGCTCATCATCTCCCGCCGCAACTCGCGCCGGTTCCTTAACGAGCGGGAGATGGCGgaggccgccaccgccgcgggcTTCGACGTGCGCATCGCTGAGCCCGACCAGCACACGGACATGGCCACCTTCGCGCGGCTGGTGAACTCGGCCGACGTGATGATCGGCGTGCACGGCGCCGGGCTGACCAACATGGTGTTCCTGCCCCGCGGCGCCGTGCTGATCCAGGTGGTGCCGTTCGGCGGCCTGGAGTGGCTGACGAGGGTGACGTTCAAGGACCCGGCCAAGGACATGGAGGTGAACTACATGGACTACAACGTACAGCTGGAGGAGAGCTCTCTGATCGACCAGTACCCGAGGAATCACCAGGTGCTCACCGACCCATTCGCCGTGCACAAGCTGGGCTGGGACGCGCTCAAGACGGCGTACCTGGACAAGCAGAACATCCGGATGGATCTGGACAAGTTCAGGAGCACCCTGCAGGAGGCGCGCAACCGGTTGCCATGA